CATCAAATGTTTCCATCGTTCCGGGTTGGGCAGGGAGATATTGACTCAAGAAGCCTTTAAAATTACGCTCCCCGATAAAGCAAATTCCGGTACTATCCTTTTTAGTAGCTGTTGCGAGGTTCGCTTCTTTCGCAATTTCCCGTACTTTTGCTTTTTCAAGTTCCCCGATTGGGAAAAGAACTTTACTTAATTGATCCTGTGATAATTGATTCAAAAAATAGGTTTGGTCTTTGTTTTCATCGAGACCGCGGAGCATTTTGTATTCCTCGTCCCTAAACACAACCTGCGCATAATGACCTGTTGCAAGATAATCGGCACCTAAATTTATGGCATGCTCTAAAAATGCTTTAAATTTGATTTCTTTATTACACATTACATCCGGATTTGGGGTTCGTCCAGCCTTATACTCATCAAGGAAATAAGTAAACACCTTGTCCCAATATTGTTTTTCAAAATTAACGGCATAGTAAGGAATTCCGATTTGATTGCAAACACGAATGACATCGTTATAATCTTCCGTTGCAGTACAAACGCCAAATTCATTCGTATCATCCCAGTTTTTCATGAAAATTCCAATCACATCGTAACCTTGCTGTTTTAAAAGAAGTGCTGCAACCGAGGAATCGACTCCACCAGACATTCCAACAACAACTCTTGTATTTTTCGGATCTTTTCTTTCCATCTCTCTTCACCTACTTCTGTTAAAAAATACACTATAATCTATTTTTTCAAGCGTGTAACAATTCGCACTAGTTCATGAGCAACTCTTAGAATTTGCTCTTTTGTAGTGTTTAAGCCAAAACTAAAACGAATCGAATTGATAAGCCGCTCTGATTCATTTCCAAACATTGCAACAAGGACATGGGAGGGTTTAATCGAACCTGCAGTACAAGCAGAGCCGCTAGATACAGCAATTCCAGCTAAATCAAGGTTCACAAGCATAGACTCCACATTTGTGTCAGGAAAACTTAAGTTTAATACATGCGGCATAGAATTTTCAAGTGATCCGTTTACGTTAAATTTAATTTTTTGTGTTTGAAGTTCATTGATTAACAAGTCCTTAAATTCTTTAAACTTTTCTCTTTTCGTCGAACGCTCCTCTTGAGCAATCAAAACAGCTTCACTTAGCCCTATAATCGACGCAATATCTTCAGTTCCTGCTCGTCTTTTCCGTTCCTGATCTCCTCCAAATGAACGAGGAACTAACTTAACATTTTCCCGTGCAAAGAGGAAGCCTGTTCCCTTTGGTCCGTTTACTTTATGAGCTGATACTGATAATAAATCAATGAAGCTTTCATTCACATTAATATTTTCAATACCATATGCTTGGACAGCATCCGTGTGTAATATAGCTTGATGTTCCTTTAACAAATGGCCAATATCCTTTATTGGCTGTAAGGTCCCTACTTCATTATTACCATACATAATTGAAACGAGAATTGTATCATCTTTTAAAGCAGACTTAAAATCTTCTAGTGATATTCTTCCCGTTTCATCTACAGGTAAATAGGTTACTTCAAAGCCCATTCTTTCAAGCTTTTGACAGGCATGGAGGACAGCATGATGTTCAACCTGTGTCGTAATGATATGTTTTCCTTGATGTTGGTAGCTTTCTGCAACACCAAACAATGCCATATTATCTGCTTCTGTTCCCCCACTTGTAAAAATAATTTCTGATTCCTTTGCACCGATACTCTTTGCTATAGTTTCTCGAGATTGGTCTAATAAATAGCGAGCATCCCTTCCAAACGAATGGATGCTTGACGGATTACCAAAATTTGATTTCATCACTTCAAGCATTTTTTCTGCAACTTTTGGATGCATCGGCGTTGTTGCAGCATGGTCAAGGTAAATACGTTCCATTAAATGCACCTTCTATCCATAAAAAATCTTATTTTA
The Neobacillus sp. PS3-40 genome window above contains:
- a CDS encoding cysteine desulfurase family protein, producing MERIYLDHAATTPMHPKVAEKMLEVMKSNFGNPSSIHSFGRDARYLLDQSRETIAKSIGAKESEIIFTSGGTEADNMALFGVAESYQHQGKHIITTQVEHHAVLHACQKLERMGFEVTYLPVDETGRISLEDFKSALKDDTILVSIMYGNNEVGTLQPIKDIGHLLKEHQAILHTDAVQAYGIENINVNESFIDLLSVSAHKVNGPKGTGFLFARENVKLVPRSFGGDQERKRRAGTEDIASIIGLSEAVLIAQEERSTKREKFKEFKDLLINELQTQKIKFNVNGSLENSMPHVLNLSFPDTNVESMLVNLDLAGIAVSSGSACTAGSIKPSHVLVAMFGNESERLINSIRFSFGLNTTKEQILRVAHELVRIVTRLKK
- the mnmA gene encoding tRNA 2-thiouridine(34) synthase MnmA — protein: MERKDPKNTRVVVGMSGGVDSSVAALLLKQQGYDVIGIFMKNWDDTNEFGVCTATEDYNDVIRVCNQIGIPYYAVNFEKQYWDKVFTYFLDEYKAGRTPNPDVMCNKEIKFKAFLEHAINLGADYLATGHYAQVVFRDEEYKMLRGLDENKDQTYFLNQLSQDQLSKVLFPIGELEKAKVREIAKEANLATATKKDSTGICFIGERNFKGFLSQYLPAQPGTMETFDGEVKGSHDGLMYYTIGQRHGLGIGGAGEPWFSIGKDLKKNILYVGQGFHNEMLYSDSIIADSISWVSNLEKPEEFECTAKFRYRQEDHRVTVRLLEGNKTEVLFHEQIRAVTPGQAVVFYDGDECLGGGTIDKVFKNGERLTYVG